In Streptomyces sp. NBC_00878, a single window of DNA contains:
- a CDS encoding bifunctional DNA primase/polymerase, which translates to MGFTIGGIREIRSGTRRRGRSSECTAVAEFTGLWGWDVVPGARAAAGTCSCGRTDCPAPGAHPLDFAPVVPAGATLDEATRAWGEFPGAAVMLPVGRAFDVIEVAEPAGRRALVRLERMGLPLGPVAATPDGRVHFFVAPGAAAELPELLYRMGWDDAALDLHGLGPGAYITAPPSDRAGLGPVHWLRSPALDSATKPPTARLLLGTLAYVAHRSRA; encoded by the coding sequence ATGGGCTTCACGATCGGCGGCATCCGCGAAATCCGGTCCGGCACGCGTCGCCGCGGCCGCTCCTCGGAGTGCACGGCCGTGGCCGAGTTCACCGGACTGTGGGGCTGGGACGTGGTGCCCGGCGCCCGGGCGGCCGCGGGTACGTGCTCGTGCGGCCGGACCGACTGCCCGGCACCCGGCGCGCACCCCCTGGACTTCGCCCCCGTCGTCCCGGCCGGCGCCACGCTCGACGAGGCGACGCGGGCCTGGGGCGAGTTCCCCGGCGCCGCGGTGATGCTCCCCGTGGGCCGCGCCTTCGACGTCATCGAGGTCGCCGAGCCGGCCGGCCGCCGCGCTTTGGTCCGCCTCGAACGCATGGGGCTCCCGCTGGGCCCCGTCGCCGCCACCCCGGACGGCCGTGTCCACTTCTTCGTCGCCCCCGGCGCCGCGGCCGAACTGCCCGAGCTGCTCTACCGCATGGGCTGGGACGACGCCGCGCTCGACCTGCACGGCCTGGGCCCCGGTGCGTACATCACGGCCCCGCCCTCCGACCGCGCGGGCCTCGGCCCGGTCCACTGGCTCCGCTCCCCCGCCCTCGACTCGGCCACGAAGCCGCCGACGGCACGGCTGTTGCTGGGGACACTGGCGTACGTGGCACACCGGTCGCGTGCATAG
- a CDS encoding P-II family nitrogen regulator translates to MKLITAVVKPHRLDEIKEALQAFGVHGLTVTEASGYGRQRGHTEVYRGAEYTVDLVPKIRIEVLAEDDDAEQLLDVIVKAARTGKIGDGKVWSVPVETAVRVRTGERGPDAL, encoded by the coding sequence ATGAAGCTCATCACCGCCGTCGTGAAGCCCCACCGGCTCGACGAGATCAAGGAGGCCCTCCAGGCCTTCGGCGTGCACGGCCTGACGGTCACCGAGGCGAGCGGCTACGGTCGTCAGCGGGGCCACACCGAGGTCTACCGCGGTGCCGAGTACACCGTCGACCTCGTCCCCAAGATCCGTATCGAGGTACTGGCCGAGGACGACGACGCCGAGCAGCTGCTCGACGTCATCGTGAAGGCAGCCCGTACGGGCAAGATCGGTGACGGCAAGGTCTGGTCCGTCCCGGTCGAGACGGCGGTCCGGGTCCGGACCGGCGAGCGCGGACCCGACGCGCTGTAA
- a CDS encoding SAM-dependent methyltransferase produces the protein MTPTLVRHHLPHAGAAPRVDPWARARDWAEIQERMLVPLYEAVYERLEVGSATRLLGLGCGSGLALLMAASRGAGVTGADASAPERLALARERLLPEAWGTRARAGTRLVDGGPAELAGGAGTAAYNLVTAFEPIGCVAGDSEGLGESLAEATPLVGRGVPVVLTGWGPPERCATSSVLRVATKLADPLRATDPHGAGSWRPALRDDLEEVAQRAGLRPDGSGRVACPFGYADVDNAVRGLLSTGLFDAAVAATDQAQVDKEVREALHPHQRRDGTVWMPNVFRYLITRTA, from the coding sequence ATGACACCTACGCTCGTGCGGCATCACCTACCTCACGCGGGGGCTGCGCCCCGGGTGGATCCGTGGGCACGCGCGCGTGACTGGGCCGAGATTCAGGAGCGGATGCTCGTCCCGCTCTACGAGGCCGTGTACGAGCGACTCGAAGTGGGCTCTGCCACCCGGCTGTTGGGGCTCGGCTGCGGTTCCGGTCTCGCGCTGCTGATGGCGGCGTCGCGGGGTGCCGGGGTCACCGGTGCCGACGCTTCGGCGCCCGAGCGGCTGGCTCTCGCGCGGGAGCGTTTACTGCCCGAGGCGTGGGGCACGCGTGCGCGTGCCGGGACGCGGCTGGTCGACGGAGGGCCGGCGGAGCTGGCGGGCGGTGCGGGCACGGCCGCGTACAACCTGGTGACGGCCTTCGAGCCGATCGGGTGTGTGGCCGGGGACTCCGAAGGGCTGGGCGAGTCGCTGGCGGAGGCGACTCCGCTCGTGGGGCGGGGCGTTCCTGTCGTGCTCACGGGGTGGGGGCCGCCGGAGCGGTGTGCGACGTCCTCGGTTCTGCGGGTCGCCACGAAGCTGGCGGATCCGCTGCGGGCAACGGATCCGCATGGTGCGGGGAGTTGGCGGCCCGCACTCCGGGACGATCTGGAGGAGGTCGCCCAGCGGGCCGGGCTTCGGCCCGACGGGTCGGGGCGGGTCGCTTGTCCCTTCGGGTACGCCGATGTGGACAACGCGGTGCGGGGGCTGCTGTCCACCGGGCTCTTCGACGCGGCTGTCGCGGCCACGGATCAGGCGCAGGTCGACAAGGAGGTGCGGGAGGCGCTTCACCCGCACCAACGGCGGGACGGGACGGTGTGGATGCCGAACGTGTTTCGGTATCTGATCACACGGACGGCTTGA
- the proS gene encoding proline--tRNA ligase, whose amino-acid sequence MAKAPVLTPRADDFPRWYQDLINKAELADNGPVRGTMVIRPYGYGLWERMQREMDARIKEAGAQNAYFPLLIPQSYLTREAEHVEGFAPELAVVTHGGGKELEEPVVVRPTSETIVNASFAKWVQSYRDLPLLVNQWANVVRWEMRPRVFLRTTEFLWQEGHTAHATYEDARDYAAYIHEKVYADFMVNVLGIDVVLGRKTPGERFAGAVNTLTLEAMMGDGKALQMGTSHELGQNFAKAFNTRYLSREGREELVWQTSWGSSTRMVGGLIMSHGDDSGLRVPPRLAPVQVVVLAIKGDDAVLAKVRELADRLKAAGVRVQVDDRTDIPFGRRAVDWELKGIPVRIEVGPRDLENGTVMLARRIPGGKEPVAVDALVQLLPTVLEEDQALLLTQSRERRESRTSEVSTIEEAVEAAGTGWARIPWAALGEEGEAELAAHAVTVRCLVAEDGSVPGTDDAPGNVAVVARAY is encoded by the coding sequence ATGGCAAAGGCACCCGTGCTCACGCCCAGGGCGGACGATTTCCCGCGCTGGTACCAGGATCTGATCAACAAGGCCGAACTGGCCGACAACGGTCCGGTGCGCGGCACGATGGTGATCCGGCCCTACGGCTACGGGCTGTGGGAGCGGATGCAGCGGGAGATGGACGCCCGTATCAAGGAGGCGGGTGCCCAGAACGCGTACTTCCCGCTACTCATCCCGCAGTCGTATCTGACGAGGGAGGCGGAGCACGTCGAGGGTTTCGCGCCCGAGCTCGCCGTCGTCACGCACGGCGGGGGCAAGGAACTGGAGGAGCCGGTCGTCGTCCGCCCCACCTCCGAGACGATCGTCAACGCCTCCTTCGCCAAGTGGGTGCAGAGCTACCGCGACCTGCCCCTGCTGGTCAACCAGTGGGCGAACGTGGTCCGTTGGGAGATGCGCCCGCGCGTGTTCCTTCGTACGACCGAATTCCTGTGGCAGGAGGGACACACGGCCCACGCCACGTACGAGGACGCCCGGGACTACGCCGCGTACATCCACGAGAAGGTGTACGCGGACTTCATGGTGAACGTCCTCGGGATCGACGTGGTGCTGGGGCGGAAGACTCCGGGCGAGCGGTTCGCCGGGGCCGTCAACACCCTCACGCTCGAAGCGATGATGGGCGACGGCAAGGCCCTGCAGATGGGCACCAGTCATGAGTTGGGCCAGAACTTCGCCAAGGCCTTCAATACCCGGTACCTGTCCAGGGAGGGCCGGGAGGAGCTCGTCTGGCAGACCTCCTGGGGGTCCTCGACCCGCATGGTGGGTGGCCTGATTATGTCGCACGGCGACGACAGTGGGTTGCGGGTGCCGCCGCGCCTCGCCCCCGTACAGGTCGTCGTCCTCGCGATCAAGGGCGACGATGCGGTTCTGGCCAAGGTCCGCGAGCTCGCCGATCGGCTGAAGGCGGCGGGCGTACGCGTCCAGGTCGACGACCGTACGGACATCCCGTTCGGCCGCCGTGCCGTCGACTGGGAACTCAAGGGCATCCCCGTACGCATCGAGGTCGGCCCCCGTGACCTGGAGAACGGCACCGTGATGCTGGCCCGCCGCATCCCCGGCGGGAAGGAGCCGGTGGCGGTCGACGCCCTCGTACAACTGCTGCCCACCGTTCTCGAAGAGGACCAGGCGCTGTTGCTGACGCAGTCGCGCGAGCGGCGGGAGTCCCGGACGTCCGAGGTGTCGACGATCGAGGAGGCCGTCGAGGCCGCCGGCACCGGCTGGGCGCGTATCCCCTGGGCCGCGCTCGGTGAAGAGGGCGAAGCCGAGCTCGCCGCGCATGCCGTGACCGTACGGTGTCTGGTCGCCGAGGACGGGTCGGTGCCCGGGACCGACGACGCACCCGGTAACGTCGCAGTCGTGGCCCGCGCCTACTGA
- the ffh gene encoding signal recognition particle protein, which produces MFDTLSDRLAATFKNLRGKGRLSEADIDATAREIRIALLEADVALPVVRAFIKQVKERALGAEVSQALNPAQQVIKIVNEELVGILGGETRRLRFAKQPPTVIMLAGLQGAGKTTLAGKLGKWLQGQGHAPLLVACDLQRPNAVTQLSVVAERAGVGVYAPQPGNGVGDPVQVAKDSIEYAKQKQHDVVIVDTAGRLGIDQELMQQAADIRDAVSPDEILFVVDAMVGQDAVNTAEAFRDGVGFDGVVLSKLDGDARGGAALSIAHVTGRQVMFASNGEKLDDFDAFHPDRMASRILGMGDMLTLIEKAEQTFSQQEAEQMAEKLASKKGQDFTLDDFLAQMEQVRKMGSISKLLGMLPGMGQIKDQINNLDERDVDRTAAIIKSMTPGERQEPTIINGSRRARIAKGSGVEVSAVKGLVERFFEARKMMSRMAQGGGMPGMPGMPGTGGGAGRSKKQPKKAKGKQRSGNPMKRKQQEEEAAARREAAGQAGGAFGLPGGQQPQEFELPDEFKKFMG; this is translated from the coding sequence GTGTTCGACACTCTCTCCGATCGCCTCGCAGCGACATTCAAGAACCTTCGCGGCAAGGGGCGCCTGTCCGAGGCGGACATCGACGCCACCGCGCGCGAGATCCGCATCGCCCTGCTGGAAGCGGATGTCGCGCTGCCGGTCGTGCGGGCCTTCATCAAGCAGGTCAAGGAGAGGGCCCTCGGGGCCGAGGTATCGCAGGCGCTGAACCCCGCCCAGCAGGTCATCAAGATCGTCAACGAGGAACTCGTCGGCATCCTCGGTGGCGAGACCCGTCGGCTGCGGTTCGCCAAGCAGCCGCCGACCGTGATCATGCTCGCGGGTCTGCAGGGTGCCGGTAAGACCACGCTCGCCGGAAAGCTCGGCAAGTGGCTCCAGGGCCAGGGGCACGCCCCGCTGCTGGTCGCCTGCGACCTCCAGCGCCCGAACGCCGTGACCCAGCTGAGCGTCGTCGCCGAGCGTGCCGGAGTCGGCGTCTACGCCCCCCAGCCGGGCAACGGCGTCGGTGACCCGGTCCAGGTCGCCAAGGACTCCATCGAGTACGCGAAGCAGAAGCAGCACGACGTCGTCATCGTCGACACCGCGGGCCGCCTCGGTATCGACCAGGAGCTGATGCAGCAGGCCGCGGACATCCGCGACGCCGTCTCGCCGGACGAGATCCTCTTCGTCGTCGACGCGATGGTCGGTCAGGACGCGGTGAACACCGCCGAGGCCTTCCGTGACGGCGTCGGCTTCGACGGCGTGGTCCTCTCGAAGCTCGACGGCGACGCCCGTGGTGGTGCCGCGCTCTCCATCGCGCACGTCACCGGCCGCCAGGTCATGTTCGCCTCGAACGGCGAGAAGCTGGACGACTTCGACGCGTTCCACCCGGACCGCATGGCGTCCCGCATCCTCGGCATGGGCGACATGCTCACGCTGATCGAGAAGGCCGAGCAGACCTTCTCGCAGCAAGAGGCCGAGCAGATGGCCGAGAAGCTGGCCTCCAAGAAGGGCCAGGACTTCACGCTCGACGACTTCCTGGCCCAGATGGAGCAGGTCAGGAAGATGGGCTCCATCTCCAAGCTGCTCGGCATGCTTCCCGGCATGGGCCAGATCAAGGACCAGATCAACAACCTCGACGAGCGCGACGTCGACCGTACGGCCGCCATCATCAAGTCGATGACGCCGGGCGAGCGCCAGGAGCCGACGATCATCAACGGCTCGCGCCGTGCGCGTATCGCCAAGGGTTCCGGTGTCGAGGTCAGCGCGGTCAAGGGTCTGGTCGAGCGGTTCTTCGAGGCCCGCAAGATGATGTCCCGCATGGCGCAGGGTGGCGGTATGCCGGGGATGCCCGGGATGCCGGGCACGGGTGGCGGCGCCGGCCGCTCGAAGAAGCAGCCCAAGAAGGCCAAGGGCAAGCAGCGTTCGGGCAACCCGATGAAGCGCAAGCAGCAGGAGGAAGAGGCGGCGGCGCGTCGCGAGGCGGCGGGTCAGGCCGGCGGAGCCTTCGGCCTGCCGGGCGGCCAGCAGCCCCAGGAGTTCGAACTCCCGGACGAGTTCAAGAAGTTCATGGGCTGA
- a CDS encoding [protein-PII] uridylyltransferase, giving the protein MTSTDVRTEAEDSGPSGYAAARLRLLQEEAQSGPPRRSALAELTDDWLSGLFDAGADQLRGISLVAVGGYGRGELSPRSDLDLLLLHDGSADPGTVASLADRIWYPVWDLGLDLDHSVRTPAEARKTAGEDLKVQLGLLDARHIAGDLGLTAGLRTAVLADWRNQAPKRLPELQELCAERAERQGELQFLLEPDLKEARGGLRDATALRAVAASWLADAPREGLADARRRLLDVRDALHLATGRATDRLSLQEQDQVAAELGLLDADTLLRQVYEAARVVSYASDVTWREVGRVLRSRAVRPRLRAMLGGGKPTAERSPLAEGVVEQDGEVVLARAARPDRDPVLPLRAAAAAAQAGLPLSLHAVRRMAAGVRPLPTPWPAEAREQLVTLLGSGPSTIEVWEALEAEGLITRLLPDWERVRCRPQRNAVHIWTVDRHLIETAVRAAEFTRRVHRPDLLLVSALLHDIGKGWPGDHSVAGEIIARDVAARIGFDRTDVAVLATLVRHHLLLIETATRRDLEDPATVRSVAEAVGSQGTLELLHALTEADALATGPAAWSSWRASLVADLVKRVSAVLAGDTPEEPEAAAPTAEQERLAIEAFRTGGPVLALRAQTEPPTEEPSGDPEPLGVELLIAVPDQEGVLPAVAGVLAMHRLTVRAAELRALELPDDVQGSVLLLDWRVAAEYGSLPQAARLRADLVRALDGSLDIAAKLAERDAAYPRRRGIVAPPARVTVASAGSRLATVIEVRAHDAPGLLHRIGRALEKAHVRVRSAHVSTLGANAVDAFYVTGPDGAPLPGEQAASVARALEDTLRQ; this is encoded by the coding sequence GTGACGAGCACGGACGTGCGCACGGAAGCAGAGGACTCGGGACCCAGCGGCTATGCGGCGGCCCGGCTGCGCCTTCTCCAGGAGGAGGCGCAGTCCGGGCCGCCGCGCCGTTCGGCCCTCGCCGAACTGACCGACGACTGGCTGTCCGGCCTGTTCGACGCGGGCGCCGACCAGCTGCGCGGCATCTCGCTCGTCGCCGTCGGCGGCTACGGCCGCGGCGAACTCTCCCCACGCAGCGACCTCGACCTGCTCCTCCTGCACGATGGCAGCGCCGACCCCGGCACGGTGGCCTCGCTCGCCGACCGCATCTGGTACCCGGTCTGGGACCTCGGCCTCGACCTCGACCACTCCGTCCGTACGCCCGCCGAGGCACGCAAGACCGCGGGCGAGGACCTCAAGGTCCAGCTCGGACTGCTCGACGCCCGGCACATCGCCGGCGACCTCGGCCTCACCGCCGGGCTGCGCACGGCCGTCCTCGCCGACTGGCGCAACCAGGCGCCGAAACGTCTCCCCGAACTCCAGGAGCTGTGCGCCGAACGCGCCGAACGCCAGGGCGAGCTGCAGTTCCTCCTCGAACCCGACCTCAAGGAAGCGCGCGGCGGCCTGCGCGACGCCACCGCACTGCGCGCCGTCGCCGCCTCCTGGCTCGCCGACGCCCCGCGCGAGGGCCTCGCCGACGCCCGCAGGCGCCTCCTCGACGTCCGTGACGCCCTGCACCTCGCCACCGGCCGTGCCACCGACCGCCTCTCCCTCCAGGAACAGGACCAGGTCGCCGCCGAACTCGGACTGCTCGACGCCGACACACTGCTGCGCCAGGTGTACGAGGCCGCCCGCGTCGTCTCGTACGCCAGTGATGTCACCTGGCGCGAGGTGGGGCGCGTGTTGCGGTCGCGCGCCGTCCGGCCGCGGCTGCGCGCCATGCTGGGCGGCGGCAAGCCGACCGCCGAGCGCTCACCGCTGGCCGAGGGCGTCGTCGAGCAGGACGGCGAGGTCGTCCTCGCCCGCGCCGCCCGCCCCGACCGCGACCCCGTACTGCCGCTGCGCGCCGCCGCCGCGGCCGCCCAGGCGGGCCTGCCCCTCTCCCTGCACGCGGTCCGCCGCATGGCCGCCGGGGTTCGCCCGCTGCCCACGCCCTGGCCCGCCGAGGCCCGCGAGCAGCTCGTCACGCTGCTCGGCTCGGGCCCCTCGACCATCGAGGTCTGGGAGGCTCTGGAGGCCGAAGGCCTCATCACCCGGCTGCTGCCCGACTGGGAGCGCGTCCGCTGCCGCCCCCAGCGCAACGCCGTCCACATCTGGACCGTCGACCGCCACCTGATCGAGACGGCCGTCCGCGCCGCGGAGTTCACCCGCCGCGTCCACCGCCCCGACCTGCTGCTGGTCTCCGCCCTGCTGCACGACATCGGCAAGGGCTGGCCCGGCGACCACTCCGTGGCCGGCGAGATCATCGCGCGGGACGTGGCGGCCCGGATCGGCTTCGACCGCACGGACGTGGCGGTGCTCGCCACCCTCGTACGCCATCATCTGCTGCTCATCGAGACAGCCACCCGGCGCGACCTGGAGGACCCGGCGACCGTGCGCTCGGTGGCCGAGGCGGTCGGCTCGCAGGGCACGCTGGAGCTGCTGCACGCGCTGACCGAGGCCGACGCGCTGGCCACCGGGCCCGCCGCCTGGTCGTCGTGGCGCGCTTCCCTCGTCGCCGACCTGGTCAAGCGGGTCTCCGCCGTGCTCGCCGGGGACACCCCCGAGGAGCCCGAGGCAGCCGCGCCCACCGCCGAGCAGGAGCGGCTCGCCATCGAGGCGTTCCGCACCGGCGGACCCGTACTCGCGCTGCGCGCCCAGACCGAACCGCCCACCGAGGAGCCGTCCGGCGACCCGGAGCCCCTCGGCGTGGAACTGCTCATCGCGGTGCCCGACCAGGAGGGTGTCCTGCCCGCGGTCGCGGGCGTCCTCGCCATGCACCGGCTCACCGTGCGCGCGGCGGAACTGCGCGCCCTGGAGCTGCCCGACGACGTCCAGGGCTCCGTCCTGCTCCTCGACTGGCGGGTCGCCGCCGAGTACGGCTCGCTGCCACAGGCCGCCCGCCTGCGCGCCGATCTCGTACGCGCCCTCGACGGCTCGCTCGACATCGCCGCGAAGCTCGCCGAGCGGGACGCCGCGTACCCGCGTCGGCGGGGCATCGTGGCGCCGCCGGCCCGGGTGACCGTGGCCTCCGCCGGATCCCGGCTCGCCACGGTCATCGAGGTGCGGGCCCATGACGCGCCTGGGCTGCTGCACAGGATCGGGCGCGCCCTGGAGAAGGCCCACGTACGGGTCCGCAGCGCCCATGTCTCCACGCTGGGCGCGAACGCGGTGGACGCCTTTTATGTGACGGGGCCTGACGGGGCGCCGTTGCCGGGGGAGCAGGCGGCTTCGGTGGCGCGGGCGCTGGAGGACACGTTGCGCCAGTGA
- the ftsY gene encoding signal recognition particle-docking protein FtsY, whose protein sequence is MDIVILAVVIAVVVIGALGGLVIGSRKRKQPPPSPPAAPDITAPPAEPHIGDEAETPRDEPRRTIEEVDLPDTSAAAPVAVDEPAPVVEAPPVEVPEPTAGRLVRLRARLSRSQNALGKGLLTLLSREHLDEDTWEEIEDTLLTADVGVQPTQELVERLRERVRVLGTRTPDELRALLREELLTLLVPDFDRTVNTESGLDTPGIVMVVGVNGTGKTTTTGKLARVLVADGKHVVLGAADTFRAAAADQLQTWGERVGARTVRGPEGGDPASIAFDAVKEGIQEGADVVLIDTAGRLHTKTGLMDELGKVKRVVEKHAPLDEVLLVLDATTGQNGLVQARVFAEVVDITGIVLTKLDGTAKGGIVIAVQRELGVPVKLVGLGEGADDLAPFEPEAFVDALIGE, encoded by the coding sequence ATGGACATCGTCATCCTTGCTGTAGTCATCGCCGTGGTCGTGATCGGCGCGCTCGGCGGGCTCGTCATCGGCAGCCGCAAGCGGAAGCAGCCGCCCCCGTCGCCCCCCGCCGCCCCCGACATCACCGCCCCGCCGGCCGAGCCGCATATCGGCGACGAGGCCGAGACGCCGCGCGACGAACCGCGCCGCACGATTGAGGAGGTGGATCTTCCGGACACCTCGGCGGCCGCGCCGGTCGCCGTCGACGAACCCGCGCCGGTCGTCGAAGCGCCCCCGGTCGAGGTCCCGGAGCCGACCGCCGGCCGCCTGGTGCGCCTGCGCGCCCGCCTCTCCCGCTCGCAGAACGCGCTCGGCAAGGGGCTGCTCACGCTCCTCTCGCGCGAGCACCTCGACGAGGACACCTGGGAGGAGATCGAGGACACGCTGCTCACCGCCGACGTCGGCGTGCAGCCCACCCAGGAGCTGGTCGAGCGGCTGCGCGAGCGGGTGAGGGTGCTCGGCACGCGGACGCCCGACGAGCTGCGAGCCCTGCTGCGCGAGGAGCTGCTCACCCTCCTCGTGCCCGACTTCGACCGCACGGTGAACACCGAGTCCGGTCTGGACACCCCGGGCATCGTGATGGTCGTCGGGGTCAACGGCACCGGCAAGACCACCACCACCGGCAAGCTCGCGCGCGTGCTCGTCGCCGACGGCAAGCACGTGGTGCTCGGCGCGGCCGACACCTTCCGTGCCGCCGCCGCCGACCAGCTGCAGACCTGGGGCGAGCGCGTCGGCGCCCGTACCGTACGCGGTCCCGAGGGCGGCGACCCCGCGTCCATCGCCTTCGACGCCGTGAAGGAAGGCATCCAGGAGGGCGCGGACGTCGTGCTCATCGACACCGCGGGCCGGCTGCACACAAAGACCGGTCTCATGGACGAGCTCGGCAAGGTCAAGCGCGTCGTCGAGAAGCACGCCCCGCTGGACGAGGTGCTGCTCGTCCTGGACGCCACGACCGGTCAGAACGGTCTGGTCCAGGCCCGGGTCTTCGCCGAGGTCGTCGACATCACCGGCATCGTCCTGACCAAGCTCGACGGCACGGCCAAGGGCGGCATCGTCATCGCCGTCCAGCGCGAACTGGGCGTACCCGTCAAGCTCGTCGGTCTCGGCGAGGGCGCGGACGACCTGGCCCCGTTCGAGCCGGAAGCGTTCGTGGATGCCCTTATCGGAGAGTGA
- a CDS encoding ammonium transporter, whose translation MAPAITLAADAPTLSAANTGFMLICSALVLIMTPGLAFFYGGMVRVKSTLNMLMMSFISIGIVTILWVLYGFSLTFGTDSGSIIGWSSDYVGLSGIGITQLWDGYTIPIYVFAVFQLMFAIITPALISGAVADRVKFTGWALFVALWATVVYFPVAHWVWGAGGWAFELGVIDFAGGTAVHINAGAAALGVILVIGKRVGFKKDPMRPHSLPLVMLGAGLLWFGWFGFNAGSWLGNDDGVGALMFINTQIATAAAMLAWLAYEKVRHGAFTTLGAASGAVAGLVAITPSGGAVSPLGAIAVGAIAGVLCAMAVGLKYKFGYDDSLDVVGVHLVGGVVGSLLIGFFATGGGQSDVAGLFYGGGLDQFWKQCAGVFAVLAYSLVASAVLAFLIDKTIGMRVSEDDEIAGIDQAEHAETAYDFSGAGGGAARTAVPTPAAGAASKKVDA comes from the coding sequence ATGGCACCAGCCATCACGCTTGCCGCAGACGCTCCCACGCTGTCTGCCGCCAACACCGGGTTCATGCTCATCTGTTCCGCCCTGGTGCTGATCATGACGCCCGGTCTCGCCTTCTTCTACGGAGGCATGGTCCGGGTCAAGAGCACCCTGAACATGTTGATGATGAGCTTCATCAGCATCGGGATCGTCACCATCCTGTGGGTGCTCTACGGCTTCTCGCTCACGTTCGGTACCGACTCGGGCAGCATCATCGGCTGGTCCTCGGACTACGTGGGTCTGAGCGGCATCGGCATCACGCAGCTCTGGGACGGCTACACGATCCCGATCTACGTCTTCGCCGTCTTCCAGCTGATGTTCGCGATCATCACGCCCGCCCTGATCAGCGGTGCCGTCGCGGACCGTGTGAAGTTCACGGGCTGGGCGCTGTTCGTCGCCCTGTGGGCCACGGTCGTCTACTTCCCGGTCGCGCACTGGGTCTGGGGCGCCGGCGGCTGGGCCTTCGAGCTCGGCGTCATCGACTTCGCCGGTGGTACGGCGGTCCACATCAACGCGGGTGCCGCGGCACTCGGTGTGATCCTCGTGATCGGCAAGCGCGTCGGCTTCAAGAAGGACCCGATGCGCCCGCACAGCCTGCCGCTGGTCATGCTCGGCGCCGGTCTGCTGTGGTTCGGCTGGTTCGGATTCAACGCCGGCTCCTGGCTGGGCAACGACGACGGCGTCGGCGCGCTGATGTTCATCAACACGCAGATCGCCACCGCCGCCGCCATGCTGGCCTGGCTCGCCTACGAGAAGGTCCGCCACGGCGCGTTCACCACGCTCGGTGCCGCCTCCGGCGCGGTCGCGGGTCTGGTCGCCATCACCCCGTCCGGCGGTGCGGTCTCCCCGCTCGGCGCGATCGCCGTCGGCGCCATCGCCGGTGTGCTCTGCGCCATGGCCGTCGGTCTCAAGTACAAGTTCGGCTACGACGACTCGCTCGACGTCGTCGGCGTCCACCTCGTCGGCGGTGTCGTCGGCTCCCTGCTGATCGGCTTCTTCGCCACCGGCGGCGGTCAGTCCGACGTCGCGGGTCTCTTCTACGGCGGCGGCCTCGACCAGTTCTGGAAGCAGTGCGCCGGTGTCTTCGCCGTCCTCGCCTACTCCCTCGTGGCCTCCGCGGTCCTCGCCTTCCTGATCGACAAGACGATCGGGATGCGGGTCTCCGAGGACGACGAGATCGCGGGCATCGACCAGGCCGAGCACGCCGAGACCGCATACGACTTCAGCGGCGCCGGCGGCGGTGCCGCCCGGACCGCCGTCCCGACCCCGGCAGCCGGCGCCGCGAGCAAGAAGGTGGACGCATGA